TCATAAACCAGGGTATACTTCATAGCACCGGGAATAATTGTGCGACTCAGAGGTACGAGGGAAAGTGAAAATAACCCCCCTGTCAGTACCAGCATAAAGCCAGTTGCACCCACCAACCGAAAGCGGAAGCCCCATTTGACAATAAAAGCCAAGATTGTCAGGACTGCAAATACTATTGTGGCAATACCACACCATTGAGTGTATTGCAGAAAATTAGCTGTACTAGGCATAAGGTTTTAATTACGGACATTACAAGAATAACCGGTAAGTGTAAAGCTCAGTCCCTTTAAGGCTGAGATATAAGCGACTTGAGTGACTTTAGTCACGTAAAAAATTGATTGGTCGCAGTAGATGTTATATAATTATGGGGACTACTAAATTTAAGTATAACTAAACAACGTAAAAACTTAACTAGATTGGTTAAGTGCGTAGTCATACCTAACGGTATTGCAGTTTAGGAAAGCTAAATTTAGTAAAAAATAAAATGCCAAAATCGAGTACGGTAGGGCATACCGGAATTAACGCTTTAGGAGAATCGACCTCTATTTTTGTTGGAGTAATCCTGTTTAAACAAGTCGGCTCATTGATTAAAGAATCTCAGTGCCTAAAGACGCTGAGAGTGTCAACATCTTACCTATCAGCAAGACCAGATTTTTATGTAAAACAAAAACACCCCCCATTTCTGGAGGGTGTTTTTGTAATTAAGCTATTAACAAAGCTTTAATTATTAACCGTTGATTGCAGGAGCAGTCAAAGCAACAGGAGCAACTTCACTAGCAGCTAAGTCTAGGGGGAAGTTGTGAGCGTTACGCTCGTGCATTACTTCCATACCCAAGTTAGCGCGGTTGATTACATCAGCCCAGGTAGCTACAACGCGACCTTGAGAATCAATGATGGATTGGTTGAAGTTGAAACCGTTCAAGTTGAACGCCATTGTGCTAACGCCCAAAGCGGTGAACCAAATACCAATTACTGGCCATGCAGCGAGTAAGAAGTGTAGTTGACGGCTGTTGTTAAAAGAAGCGTATTGGAAAATCAAGCGACCGAAGTAGCCGTGAGCTGCAACGATGTTGTAGGTTTCTTCTTCTTGACCGAACTTATAACCGTAGTTTTGAGATTCGGTTTCAGTTGTTTCCTTAACTAAGGAAGAAGTTACCAAAGAACCGTGCATTGCAGAGAACAAAGAACCACCGAATACACCAGCTACACCCAACATATGGAAGGGGTGCATCAGAATGTTGTGTTCAGCTTGGAACACGATCATGAAGTTGAATGTTCCGGAGATACCCAAAGGCATACCGTCGGAGAATGAACCTTGACCAATTGGGTAAATCAAGAATACTGCGGTTGCTGCTGCTAAAGGTGCAGAGAAAGCTACGCAGATCCAAGGACGCATACCTAAACGGTAAGAAAGTTCCCACTCACGACCTAAGTAGCAAGCTGCACCGATCAAGAAGTGGAAAACTACCAATTGGTAAGGACCACCGTTATACAACCACTCATCTAAGGAAGCTGCTTCCCAGATTGGGTAGAAGTGCAAACCGATAGCGTTAGAAGAAGGAACAACTGCACCAGAGATGATGTTGTTTCCGTACATTAAAGAACCTGCAACTGGCTCACGGATACCGTCAATGTCAACGGGAGGCGCAGCGATGAAAGCGATGATGAAGCAGGTGGTAGCAGCTAACAGGGTAGGAATCATGAGAACGCCGAACCAACCGATATAAATCCGGTTGTCGGTGCTGGTGATCCATTCACAAAAGTTATCCCATACGTTAGCACTTTCGCGCTGTTGTAAAGTTGTGGTCATGTGTTTATAATTGCGTTTGAGGTATGTATGTTTTGGTAGGTGTTTCTACCTTATGAACTTATATTAAGCCTTATGTTTCGATTTGTAAAGGGGTTTTCGTAATATTTTTTAATAAATCTTTCTAACTGGGTAGTCCAAATCGCAATAAGCTAGACAGAGTAAGGTTTTTAAGAATTATTTTTTTTGTAACGATTTTTGATTTTCTCGTAACCTAACTGATAACTGAATTCCTGGGTGCAAGCCTTGCACCCCTACTAATCAGCACTTGAGTTGCATATAATAGACATCTGGTAAAAAAGAATGTAGAGACGTTCCATGGAACGTCTCTACAACCTATCTTCCGCACCCTCAACTGTCACAATCGGTTTTTACTGTTTTTTATGATGAAATGAGGATGTATTGTATACCGAATCTCGATGAATTAACGGATACATGATGCCGACAAGGCATAATTTGTATCCAAAAATCAAGAGAAAATCAAGTGATAATACTATGTGACACCCCAGGGTGCGGAATGTGGGCTACAAGGGTTACGGGTCACGTATATTTAATTTTTACCAGATGTCTAATGAATTGCCAAAATGTTTGCTAGAACTGGATTTCCTGATATATAAATACTAGACAAGTAGGGGCGTATTGCAATACGCCCCTAGCAAGCAAAATTTGCAGTAATGCAACTACCTTCGGGCAGAGGGAAAGTTAACGCTTGGGGAGAGAACCACCTCTGGCTTAGATACCGCAAGGGTTCTAAGTTAAGTGGACTCGTTGAACCAAGAATCTCAGCGGCTAAAGCCAGTGAGAGTGTCAAATTCCAACTGACGTTTAAACTCATGGAAACCACAATCAGCTATAACTTGGGCTAATTTATGGTTAGCTAACATACCCGAAACGCACAAATTTTCTACTACTATTTTTGCGTGATTTTTATGTAAAACAAAAACACCCCCCATTTCTGGAGGGTGTTTTTGTAATTAAGCTATTAACAAAGCTTTAATTATTAACCGTTGATAGCAGGAGCGGTTAAAGCAACAGGAGCAACTTCCATAGCAGCTAGGTCTAGGGGGAAGTTGTGAGCGTTACGCTCGTGCATTACTTCCATACCCAAGTTAGCGCGGTTGATTACATCAGCCCAGGTAGCTACAACGCGACCTTGAGAATCAATGATGGATTGGTTGAAGTTGAAACCGTTCAAGTTGAACGCCATTGTGCTAACGCCCAATGATGTGAACCAAATACCAATTACAGGCCATGCAGCGAGTAAGAAGTGTAGTTGACGGCTGTTGTTGAAAGAAGCGTATTGGAAGATCAAGCGACCGAAGTAGCCGTGAGCTGCAACGATGTTGTAGGTTTCTTCTTCTTGACCGAACTTATAACCGTAGTTTTGTGACTCGGTTTCAGTTGTTTCCTTAACTAAGGAAGAAGTTACCAAAGAACCGTGCATTGCAGAGAACAAAGAACCACCGAATACACCAGCTACACCCAACATATGGAAGGGGTGCATCAAGATGTTGTGTTCAGCTTGGAACACGATCATGAAGTTGAATGTTCCGGAGATACCCAAAGGCATACCGTCGGAGAATGAACCTTGACCGATTGGGTAGATCAAGAATACTGCGGTTGCTGCTGCTAAAGGTGCAGAGAAAGCTACGCAAATCCAAGGACGCATACCTAAACGGTAGGAAAGTTCCCACTCACGACCTAAGTAGCAAGCCGCACCGATTAAGAAGTGGAAAACTACCAATTGGTAAGGACCACCGTTGTACAACCACTCATCTAAGGAAGCTGCTTCCCAGATTGGGTAGAAGTGCAAACCGATAGCGTTAGAAGAAGGAACAACTGCACCAGAGATGATGTTGTTTCCGTACATCAGAGAACCTGCAACTGGCTCGCGGATACCGTCGATGTCAACGGGAGGCGCAGCGATGAAGGCGATGATGAAGCAGGTGGTAGCAGCTAACAGGGTAGGAATCATGAGAACGCCGAACCAACCGATATAAATCCGGTTGTCGGTGCTGGTGATCCATTCGCAAAAGCGATCCCATACGTTAGCACTTTCGCGCTGTTGTAAGGTTGTTGTCATTTTATGATTGCTTTATTTTCTTATGATATTGATAGGTGGTTTTGCCTATCTGTTAACTATAGTAGAGGATGAGTTTCGATTTGTAAAGATAATTAAAATTAGTATTAGTTATATTAGTTATATGTTTTCCTGATGTAGTCAGTAACTCAGGGCTTAAGCCACTGAGCTTGGAAGAGAAATTAACCAAGCTATACTGACCAGCCTAAGTCAAAACTTGACTACGTTATTGGAGTCACGACACCCACCGAATGCGTTCGCGCCAGCGTGCCCTCAGGCATAGCTAGTTCCCTGCTCTGTCATTTGCAATTAAACAGTTCTAAAGTCACTGGAATAGTGTTGCTCCTAAAAATCAAAGTATATATAAGGTAAACTCCCTTCAGGAGCTAATAACCAAACTGCATAAAAGCATAAGGGGACAAAAACAATTTTGATAGGCCAGCTAAATTCTAATTTCATGCCTCGTTTAAAAGCATAGGAGATGCTCATTATTAAAGCTATGCCTATCAACAAACAAGAGAGTTGATATTGACTAATGTTTAAGGCTTCTACATAGACTTTTTCCGCAAATTGTTGATCACCCCCACGACCCCAAAGGTTTTGGATTACGAAAGCTGAGTCTTGGAGATTGGGAAGACGAAACCAAATCCAAGATGTGAAAACCATGATTTGTGTTAAAAACCAAGCTAAAATCATTCCCAGAGGGTTTTGCCAAAATAAGTTAAGAATTGTCAAGCGATCGCTTAATACAGATGTGAGACGATGCACTACTAAAGCGATACCATGCAATAGACCCCAAATAATAAAACCCCAAGCTGAACCGTGCCAGATACCAGCTACTAACATAACTATTAATAAATTTCCGCAGGTACGCATTAATCCGCGTCGAGAACCACCTAAAGGAAAGTAAAGATAATTACGCAACCAATCACCCAATGTTATATGCCAGCGGCGCCAAAAATCGGCAATACTGGTGCTGAAGTAGGGAAAATCAAAATTTTCTGGTAAAACTAAACCAAACAGTAAAGCGCTACCCCGCGCAATATCTACATAACCATTAAAATCTAAATATAACTGTAAGCCGTAAGCAAAGGTAGCTAACCATAAATCGGTACTACCTGCTCTTTGTAAGTTGCCAAAACATAAATCTACAAATATCCCCAAATTATCGGCGAAAATCCCTTTTTTAACTGCACCTCTAGCAATTAACCACAGTCCCTCAGCAACCCTATCAATGCTGGGAAATTTTAAGTGATCAAATTGAATTGCTAAATTATGATAACGAGTAATTGGACCAGAAATTAGTTTGGCGAAAAATAATTTATATGTGGCAAATTGGATAAATTTAGCAGCAGCAGGAGCGCCACGATAAACATCTATCAAATAGGCTATACATTCAAATATAAAGAAAGAAATTCCTAAAGGTGCAACTAATTTAATTAATGATTCTGGTGAATTTGTCGGCTGATTAAAAACCAAATTTAGAAAATTATTTATGTATTTAAACCCTAGAAGCATAAAAACATTAAAACCTATGCCAATTCCTAAAAGTTTGAGACGGCGTTGATTCCAGTCAGCTTGAGCAAATTGCCATTCTTCGTTAGATAAATTCCAGTTTTGAGAATGTTTTCCTGGTGAAGTATTGCTGCCAATTTCCAACCCTAGACGGAAGTTAATAAAAGTTAATGTTAGCAGTAATGGTAAATATTGAATGTGTAAAGATGCGTAAAAAACAAGACTAGCTATTAATAGTATCCATAATCTTATATTTGCTAAATTAACAGTCCAATAGATGCCTAAAACACTTAACAGAAACAGCCCATAAAAAATTGATATAAATTTCATTGTTTATTAATTGATGATTTTTAATTTGTGATTGGGAAGAAAGAATATAGGGATAGGAGTCACCAAATCAGTAGGGGCGTATAGCAATACGCCCGTACTGAACCACGAAGGACACGAAGGAAGAAGAAGAAAGAAAAGAAGGGTTCGTCAATGAGTCCTCAAATTTACCCGGTTATTAAAGAGTGAAAATGCAAAGGTTTTCAACATTTTGGCTCAATAATTTTGCACTTGTTTGCTGATAAAACTCTGTAAACCTTTATCTATAAATGCTTTTACTTTCTTTCAGTCAGCCCTATTTAATCACTTTGTTGGCCAGCTAATCATTGGATCCATAGCCAGTTTTTTTGATACCTCATAAGCACCATAGCGATTGAGGTGACTAGGATCAGAAAAGTAATCATTTGCTTTTGGCCATAGCTGACTTAAATTACGATATATAAAGTGAGAATTGCTAGTAAAGCTTAATAAATACTCTTGAAATTGCTGTTCATATTTTGTGCGTACAGGATCTAAATAATTCGAGGTAAGGGGCATATTGACAAAGACAAGGGAGATATTATTCTTTTTAGTAAACTCTAACATTGACTGGAATGCCTGATCTTGTTTACCTGCTAGTTGAAAAGATTTATAATCATTGTCATAATCTCCAGAAACTTTGGGGTGTTGTTGATAATAGGTGGTGGGATTGAAGCGAATAGATAAAGGTAAGAAGCCATCAAAATCAACTCCTTGCAGAGAAGAATTATCTATCTCAGAATCATGAGTGAGATGAGTTTTTGATTTTACTGGGGGATATTGATGACTAAAAGGTAAATATTGAAGTTGTTTTTGGAGAAGAGTTTTAATTTGATCACGGTTTTTATAACTAGCAGATAAATTAGCTCCGGACTCATTTAACCAATCGTTAGCGACTTGATAGATACTAGGATCTTCTATCTTAGGTTTACTACTAATTTTTTCTTCTTTGTTTTCAGGAACTTCATTAGCTGTAACTGTTGTTTTAGCTTTCTGTAATATTTGTTTGTATCCTGCTGAGGTTTCAATTGCATTGAAAGTAATATCTTCTCTGCCATTATTAAAGGCGCGAGAACCATCTGCCCATAAAATCACTTTTGGCAGTTCTTCAGGTGCTAAAACTTGACGAATAAGAACATCAACAACTTGGGCTGTTGCTCCATTAATGCCGAAGTTGAATATATCAATATTTCTATGATTCTGGCTGACTAAAGCTTTAGAAAGGGCGACAGGATCAACTCCTCTCAGGGCGCGAGAAGAACCAACAATCAAGACATCTGGTGGGCGTTTTTTAGTGTTTAAACGTTGTTTATATAGAGCTAATTGTTCATCTAATTGCCTAGCATTAAAACTGGGCATTTGTGATCTAGCTGCTAATAAAATCGCCGTGGCAGTAGCTTTTTCTTTTAATGGTGCTGCTGGCAAATTTCCTGATTTTAAATTATTCTCGTTAATAAATCCAGAACCATTAAAAGCAGACTGATTATTATTAGGTAATTCGGTTGTTCCTGGTTGATTTAAAAATGATGTTTTCTGATT
The window above is part of the Dolichospermum sp. DET69 genome. Proteins encoded here:
- a CDS encoding MBOAT family protein, whose translation is MKFISIFYGLFLLSVLGIYWTVNLANIRLWILLIASLVFYASLHIQYLPLLLTLTFINFRLGLEIGSNTSPGKHSQNWNLSNEEWQFAQADWNQRRLKLLGIGIGFNVFMLLGFKYINNFLNLVFNQPTNSPESLIKLVAPLGISFFIFECIAYLIDVYRGAPAAAKFIQFATYKLFFAKLISGPITRYHNLAIQFDHLKFPSIDRVAEGLWLIARGAVKKGIFADNLGIFVDLCFGNLQRAGSTDLWLATFAYGLQLYLDFNGYVDIARGSALLFGLVLPENFDFPYFSTSIADFWRRWHITLGDWLRNYLYFPLGGSRRGLMRTCGNLLIVMLVAGIWHGSAWGFIIWGLLHGIALVVHRLTSVLSDRLTILNLFWQNPLGMILAWFLTQIMVFTSWIWFRLPNLQDSAFVIQNLWGRGGDQQFAEKVYVEALNISQYQLSCLLIGIALIMSISYAFKRGMKLEFSWPIKIVFVPLCFYAVWLLAPEGSLPYIYFDF
- the psbA gene encoding photosystem II q(b) protein gives rise to the protein MTTTLQQRESANVWDNFCEWITSTDNRIYIGWFGVLMIPTLLAATTCFIIAFIAAPPVDIDGIREPVAGSLMYGNNIISGAVVPSSNAIGLHFYPIWEAASLDEWLYNGGPYQLVVFHFLIGAACYLGREWELSYRLGMRPWICVAFSAPLAAATAVFLIYPIGQGSFSDGMPLGISGTFNFMIVFQAEHNILMHPFHMLGVAGVFGGSLFSAMHGSLVTSSLVKETTETESQNYGYKFGQEEETYNIVAAHGYFGRLIFQYASFNNSRQLHFLLAAWPVIGIWFTALGVSTMAFNLNGFNFNQSIIDSQGRVVATWADVINRANLGMEVMHERNAHNFPLDLAASEVAPVALTAPAING
- the psbA gene encoding photosystem II q(b) protein; protein product: MTTTLQQRESANVWDRFCEWITSTDNRIYIGWFGVLMIPTLLAATTCFIIAFIAAPPVDIDGIREPVAGSLMYGNNIISGAVVPSSNAIGLHFYPIWEAASLDEWLYNGGPYQLVVFHFLIGAACYLGREWELSYRLGMRPWICVAFSAPLAAATAVFLIYPIGQGSFSDGMPLGISGTFNFMIVFQAEHNILMHPFHMLGVAGVFGGSLFSAMHGSLVTSSLVKETTETESQNYGYKFGQEEETYNIVAAHGYFGRLIFQYASFNNSRQLHFLLAAWPVIGIWFTSLGVSTMAFNLNGFNFNQSIIDSQGRVVATWADVINRANLGMEVMHERNAHNFPLDLAAMEVAPVALTAPAING